The following is a genomic window from Gemmatimonadota bacterium.
GAAGGGCGCGCGCCAGCTCACCACCGAGCAGGCGGCGGCGCTGGCCGGCACGCTGCCCTTCCCGCTCTCCTCCAACCCCGGCTACCGCCCAGGCCGGATGCGCTGGCGCCAGAACCTGATCCTGCGCCGGCTGCGGGGGGAGCAGGTGGAGGTGCCGACGGTGGAGACCGAGGCGGAGCCGCCCCCGCCCGCGGCCGACTCGACGGCGACGCCCCCCGATTCGGCGCCAGCGCCCCTGGAGGCCCCGCCAGCGGACGAACTGCCCCCGGCCGACACCCTGCCCGCCCCCGCCGATGCGACGGCGGAGACGGCCCCCTGATGCGGAAGCGGCTGCAGCTCTTCACCGTGCGGACGGCCATGCGCACCCTGGGCCGGGTGGCGCCGGAGCGCGCGGCCCGCCTGGCCGAGCGGCTGTTCACCCACCCACCCCGCGCCGCCGCGCGCCCGCACGAGGACGAGTTCCTCGCCACCGGCACGCCGTTCGCCCTGCCGATCTCGGCGGGTACGCTCGCGGCCTGGCGCTGGGGGGAGGGACCGACGGTGCTGCTGGTGCATGGCTGGGCCAGCCGCGCCGCGCGCTTCCGGGTGCTGGTGCCGCGGCTGGTGGCGGCGGGCTTCTCCGCGGTGGCCTACGACGGCCCCGCCCACGGCCGCTCGCCGGGGCAGCACACCAGCCTGCCGGAGTACGCCGCCGCCCTGCTCGAGGTGGCGGCCCAGCTGGGACCGCTGCACGCGGCGGTGGGACACTCGCTCGGCGGCGGGGCCATTGCGGTGGCGCTGGCGCGCGGGCTGGTGCTGCAGCGCGCCGTGCTGATCGCGCCCTTCGCGGCGCCCCCGGAGTTCTTCGACCAGTTCGCCGACCACGTGGCGCTGCCACCCAAGGCGCGGGAGCGGCTGCGCACCAACCTGGAGCGGCGCTACAAGCTCAAGTACGGCGACCTCTACGTGCCCCACCTGGTGCGCGAATTCACCGTCCCGGCGCTGGTGATCCACGACCGCGACGACCTGGACATCCCGCTGCGCGACGGCAAGGCGGTGGCCGAGGCGTGGCCCGGCGCCACGTTCGTGCGCACCGAGGGGCTGGGCCACCACGCGATCATGCGGGATGCCGGGGTGATGGACCGGGTGACGGGGTTCATCGCCGAGGTCAGATGAGGCCGGTGAGCAGCGCGTAGTTGATGGCGGCCGCCCCCAGCGCCACGCCGAGCACGGCCTTCCACCGCGGCGTGAGCAGGTCCATCCCCTGCAGCTGCGTGATGTCCTCGCCCCGCTCCAGCCGCTCCTGCCGGTACCCCTTGAACAGCACCAGCCCGAGCCCGATCACCACGAAGGCGGGGCCGGCCAGCGCCGCGAGCATCGAGAACGCGCCGTCCCGGCGCGCCTGGATCCAGGCCTGGTTGGTCATCCACGCGCTCGCGATGGCCATGGCCAGGCCGACGCCGCGTCGCGCCATGGCGGGGGGGTTGTTCTTGAGGTCCATGGGCGGGAAGAGGGAACCGGGAAAAGGGAAGCGGGAACTGCTCGAGCACCGAACCGCCGAACCGTCGAACCGCCTAGAGTATCTGCTTCCCGAACGCCGACTGCACCAGCTCCACGGCGAACTCGGCGGAGCGGTTGCGGTCGTCGAGGATGGGATTCACCTCGACCATCTCGAGCGAGCTGACCACGCGGGCGGCGGCGAGGGACTCCATGAGCAGCTGGGCCTCGCGGTAGTCGAGCCCGCCCTTGACCGGGGTGCCGACGCCGGGCGCGAGCGCCGGATCCACCGCGTCGAGGTCGAAGCTCACGTGCACGAAGTCGGTGTCTTTCGTGACGTTGGCGAGCGCCTTCTCCATGACGATATGGATGCCGTGGCGGTCGATGTCGGCGATGGTGTAGACGTGCACGCCGAGCGCGCGCAGGTGCTCGCGTTCGCCCTCGTCGACGCTGCGGATCCCCACCAGCGCCACGTGGCCCGGCTCCACCTTGCGGAAGCGGCCGGCGATCTGGCCCAGCGCCGCGGGGCCCAGGCCGAGCAGCGCGGCGAGCGGCATGCCGTGCACGTTGCCGGAGGGCGAGGTCTTCGGGGTGTTGATGTCGCTGTGCGCGTCGACCCAGAGCACGCCGACCTTGCGGCCCTTGCTGCGGGCGTGGGCGGCCACGCCGGAGATGGTGCCGACCGCGATCGAGTGGTCGCCGCCGAGCACCAGGGGGATGTGCCCCTTCGCGAGCACGCCCCGCACCCGCGCGGCGAGCAGCGTGTTGGCGTGGACGATCTCGGCGAGGTAGCGGGCGCGGCGGTCACCGACCTGCATGACCTCCATGTTGCGGATGTCGAGGTCGCCCTCGTCGATGACCTTGTAGCCCTGCTCCCGCAGCCGGTCGTTGAGGCCGGCGATGCGGATGGCGGAGGGCCCCATGTCCACCCCGCGGCGCCCGGACCCGAGGTCCATGGGGACGCCGATGACGTGGATCAGCTTGCGGGAGCGGGGGGCCATGGGGAACCGCGGGAAGAGGGAAACGGGAGGCGGGAAGGACGGGTGGGTCCGGTGCCCGCCTCCCGCGTCCCGCCGTTCAGTCGACCAGCCGGAGCGGCATGACGAGGGTCAGGTACGCCGCCGGGTCGTTCCAGCCCACCGGTTCGCAGGTGGCGGCGCGCTCGGGGCCCTTGAAGGTCAGGCGCACCTCGTCGGTGGGCATGTACTTCATGATCTCGAGCAGGTAGGCGGCGTTGAAGCCGATCTCCATGGTCTCGCCGTCGTAGCTGACGGAGAGCTCCTCCTGCGCCTCGCCCAGGTCGGGGGTCTGCACCGAGAGCTTGCAGGAGCCGTTGGCCAGCCCCATGCGGATGCGGTGGGTCTGGTCGCTGGCGACGATGCTCATGCGCTTGAGGGCGGAGGCGAGGGCCGCCTTGTCGGCGGTCATCATCTTGTCGTTCTCGCGCGGGATGACCTGCTCGTAATTGGGGTACGGCCCCTCGATGAGCCGGGTGTAGACCTGGGTGGTGGCGGAGCGGAAGCCGAGGTGGTTGTCGCTCTTGGCGATCTCGAGCTCGTCCTGGTCGCCGAAGAGGCGGCGGATCTGGTCCAGCGCCTTGGGCGGGATGATCAGGTCGGCCTGGCCCTTGCCGATGCCGGCGGTGACGGGCACGTCCATGCGGGCCAGCCGGTGGCCGTTGGTGGCCACCATGCGCATCCGCTCGGGCCGGAGCTCCCACAGCACGCCGTTGAGGATCGGGCGGCTCTCCTCGGTGCTGGCGGCGAAGGCCACGTGGGAGACCAGCTTCTGGACGTCGCCGGCCTTGGAGCGCCAGGCGGCGTCGAACTTGACGGCGGGGAAGGCGGGGAACTCCTCGCGGGGGAGGCCGAGGAGCCGGAACCTGGAGCGGCCGCACTCGATGGTGGCCCGCTGCTCGCCGGAGCTGGTGAGCCGGATGGCGGCGCTGGGCAGCTCGCGGACGATGTCCGAGAGCTTCTTGGCCGGCAGGGTGATCGCGCCTTCCTGGTCGACGCTGGCCGGCACCGTGGTGCTGACCGCGATGTCCAGGTCGGTCCCGGAGAGCCGGAGCCCGTCCGCGGTGGCCTCGAGGAGCACGTTCGAGAGCACCGGCAGGGTGGTCTTCGTGGGAATCGAGGCGGTGACGGCTTGCAGTCCTTCCTGGAACTGCTCCCGCGTGATCGTGAACTTCATCCCGTTCCTCGGCGTGCAAGAAGTACTACTGTTTCTCTGTTTATTTAAACTAGTAGCAGTAGTAGGCTCTGGGGATATGTCGACAGCCGCCCCAACTCCACGCTGCGTCACCGGTTGGGGGCTTCCGGCCCTGTGGACCGGTTGTGGAGGGTGGGGATGAATCCGGGAGAAGTGCCCCGGTTGTCCCGTCCGCCCACATCGCCCACACCCTCCGTGGACAACTACTGTGCAATCAGCTCCGTGCGCGCGCTTTCGATGCGATCGCGGAAGGAGCGGTCGCGCACCATCTGCCGCTGGACCTTGTCCACGCTGTGGATCACGGTGGAGTGGTCGCGGCCCCCGAACGCCTGCCCGATCTCGATCAGCTGCATCTGCAGGATGTCCCGCGCCAGGTACATGGCGATCTGCCGCGGCACCACCAGGGTCTTGATCCGGGCCTTGGAGCGGAGCTGCTCCGAGGTCACCCCCCAGCGCCGGGCCACCACGTCCTGGATCCGGTCGATGGTGGGCAGGGTCCTGGGGGTGGCCGAGAGGTCGTCGCCGGGCCGGATCTTGTCGGCCAGGGCCTCGCGGGCCAGCTCGATGGACACCTCGCGGTGCTTGAGCGACGCGAAGAGCAGCAGCTTGATGATGCAGCCCTCGAGCTCCCGGACGTTGGAGCGGACGTGCTCGGCGATGAACCGGAGCACGTCGTCCGGGATGGTCATCTCGAGGTGGTCCTGCTCCTGCTTCTTGCGCAGGATGGCGATCCGGTGCTCGAGGTCGGGCTGGCCGATGTCGGCCACCATGCCCCACTCGAACCGGCTCACCAGCCGGGCCTCGAGGCCCGGGATCTCCTTGGGCGGCCGGTCGGAGGTCAGGACGATCTGCTTCCCGGCCTCGTACAGGGCGTTGAAGGTGTGGAAGAACTCCTCCTGGGTGGCCTCCTTGCCTTCCAGGAAGTGCACGTCGTCGACCAGGAAGAGGTCGATGTCCTGCCGGTAGCGCTTGCGCAGCTCCGGCATGGTGCGACGCGAGATCCCCTCGATCACCTCATTGATGAACTGCTCGGCGCTCACGTACAGCACCCGGGTGCCGGGGCTGCGCCGCAGCATGGCGTGGGCGATGGCCTGCATCAGGTGGGTCTTGCCCAGCCCGGTGGCGCCGTAGATGAAGAGCGGGTTGTAGGTCTTGCCCGGGGCCTCGACCGCGGCGTGGGCGGCCGCGGCGGCCAGCTGGTTCGACTTGCCGATGACGAAGGAGTCGAAGCTGTAGCGGTCGTTGAGCGGCTGGTTGCTCGGGTTGGACTGCACCGAGCTGTGGCCGCCGGCGGGTGGACTGACAAAAAAGTCCATCTGCGGCCGCCGCTGCCGGTCTTCCTGGACCCGGAAGGTGACGGTCACGGGCTTCCCGGCGACCGACTCGGCCAGCCGGCTGAGCAGGGCGCCGTGGTTGGTCTCGTTCCACTTGGCGGCGAACTCGTCGGGCACGGCAATGACGAGTCGGTCGTCCTCGAGGGCGACGGCTTCGGTGGGTTCGAGCCACGCGCGCACGACCTTGTCGGGTAGCTTCTGCCCGGCTTCGTCGAGGATGCGCTTCCAGATGTCTTTGGCGGACTGCTGCATGCCACTCAGGAGAGATGAGGCGTTAGCAAGGGTGGC
Proteins encoded in this region:
- the dnaA gene encoding chromosomal replication initiator protein DnaA; translation: MQQSAKDIWKRILDEAGQKLPDKVVRAWLEPTEAVALEDDRLVIAVPDEFAAKWNETNHGALLSRLAESVAGKPVTVTFRVQEDRQRRPQMDFFVSPPAGGHSSVQSNPSNQPLNDRYSFDSFVIGKSNQLAAAAAHAAVEAPGKTYNPLFIYGATGLGKTHLMQAIAHAMLRRSPGTRVLYVSAEQFINEVIEGISRRTMPELRKRYRQDIDLFLVDDVHFLEGKEATQEEFFHTFNALYEAGKQIVLTSDRPPKEIPGLEARLVSRFEWGMVADIGQPDLEHRIAILRKKQEQDHLEMTIPDDVLRFIAEHVRSNVRELEGCIIKLLLFASLKHREVSIELAREALADKIRPGDDLSATPRTLPTIDRIQDVVARRWGVTSEQLRSKARIKTLVVPRQIAMYLARDILQMQLIEIGQAFGGRDHSTVIHSVDKVQRQMVRDRSFRDRIESARTELIAQ
- the rocF gene encoding arginase: MAPRSRKLIHVIGVPMDLGSGRRGVDMGPSAIRIAGLNDRLREQGYKVIDEGDLDIRNMEVMQVGDRRARYLAEIVHANTLLAARVRGVLAKGHIPLVLGGDHSIAVGTISGVAAHARSKGRKVGVLWVDAHSDINTPKTSPSGNVHGMPLAALLGLGPAALGQIAGRFRKVEPGHVALVGIRSVDEGEREHLRALGVHVYTIADIDRHGIHIVMEKALANVTKDTDFVHVSFDLDAVDPALAPGVGTPVKGGLDYREAQLLMESLAAARVVSSLEMVEVNPILDDRNRSAEFAVELVQSAFGKQIL
- a CDS encoding alpha/beta fold hydrolase; its protein translation is MRKRLQLFTVRTAMRTLGRVAPERAARLAERLFTHPPRAAARPHEDEFLATGTPFALPISAGTLAAWRWGEGPTVLLVHGWASRAARFRVLVPRLVAAGFSAVAYDGPAHGRSPGQHTSLPEYAAALLEVAAQLGPLHAAVGHSLGGGAIAVALARGLVLQRAVLIAPFAAPPEFFDQFADHVALPPKARERLRTNLERRYKLKYGDLYVPHLVREFTVPALVIHDRDDLDIPLRDGKAVAEAWPGATFVRTEGLGHHAIMRDAGVMDRVTGFIAEVR
- the dnaN gene encoding DNA polymerase III subunit beta, whose translation is MKFTITREQFQEGLQAVTASIPTKTTLPVLSNVLLEATADGLRLSGTDLDIAVSTTVPASVDQEGAITLPAKKLSDIVRELPSAAIRLTSSGEQRATIECGRSRFRLLGLPREEFPAFPAVKFDAAWRSKAGDVQKLVSHVAFAASTEESRPILNGVLWELRPERMRMVATNGHRLARMDVPVTAGIGKGQADLIIPPKALDQIRRLFGDQDELEIAKSDNHLGFRSATTQVYTRLIEGPYPNYEQVIPRENDKMMTADKAALASALKRMSIVASDQTHRIRMGLANGSCKLSVQTPDLGEAQEELSVSYDGETMEIGFNAAYLLEIMKYMPTDEVRLTFKGPERAATCEPVGWNDPAAYLTLVMPLRLVD